From the Anaeromyxobacter dehalogenans 2CP-1 genome, the window TCGAGCGGATCGAGAAGGCGACCAACGAGGCGATCAAGGCCGACCTGCCGTTCGTCCGCTCCGAGATCTCGATGGAGGCCGCGCTGGCGCTCTTCGAGGGCATGGGCGAGCGCTACAAGGTCGAGATCGTGAAGGACATCGCCGCGAAGGGCGCGAAGACGCTCACGCTCTACAAGCACGGCGACTGGGTGGACTTCTGCCTCGGGCCGCACGGGCCGTCCACCGGGCGCATCGGCGTCGTGAAGCTGCTGAACGTGGCCGGCGCGTACTGGCGCGGCGACGCGAAGAACGCGATGCTCCAGCGCATCTACGGCACCGCCTTCTTCGACAAGAAGGAGCTGGACGCGCACCTCGCGAAGCTCGAGGAGGTGAAGAAGCGCGACCACCGCCGCCTCGGCCCGCAGCTCGGGCTGTTCACGTTCCACGAGTTCGCGCCCGGCGCGCCGTTCTGGCTGCCCGCCGGCACCGTCCTCTACAACGTGCTCGAGGACGCGATGCGCCGCCTGGTGCTGAAGAACGGCTACCAGGAGGTGAAGACGCCGCTGCTGTTCAACAAGCGGCTGTGGGAGACCTCCGGGCACTGGGGCAAGTACCGGGAGAACATGTTCCTGGTGGTCGACAGCGAGTCGGATCCGGCGCTCCCGCTGGAGGACCGGTGCAGCTTCTCGCTGAAGCCCATGAACTGCCCGTCGCACCACCTCATCTACAGGATGGACAAGCGCTCGTACCGCGAGCTGCCGGTCCGCTACTTCACCACCGACGCGCTCCACCGCAACGAGGCGTCCGGCTCGCTGGGTGGCCTCACCCGCGTGCGCCAGTTCGAGCAGGACGACGCGCACATCTACCTGCGCGAGGAGCAGGTCACCGACGAGGTGCTGCGGATCTTCGAGCTGATGAAGGTCGTCTACGGCGCGTTCGGCCTGGGCTTCGAGGCCACCTTCTCCACCCGGCCCGAGCAGCGCATCGGCGACGACGCGCTCTGGGACCGCGCCGAGGCGCTGCTGCGGAAGTCGCTCGACGCGACCGGGCTGAAGTGGACGCTCAACGCGGGCGACGGCGCGTTCTACGGCCCGAAGATCGACATGCTGGTGACGGACTCGCTGGGCCGGAAGTGGCAGACCTGCACCATCCAGCTCGACTACGCCGCGCCCGAGCGCTTCGACCTCACCTTCGTGGGCGAGGACAACAAGGAGCACCGGCCGGTGGTGATCCACCGCGCCATCTACGGCTCCTTCGAGCGCTTCGTCGCGATCCTGGTCGAGCACTACGCCGGCGCGTTCCCGGCCTGGCTCGCGCCGGTGCAGGCGCGGGTGGTGACCGTCTCGGATCGCTTCGAGGCGTGGGCGCGCGAGGCGGGGGAGGCGCTGCAGGCGCGCGGCTGGCGCGTCGAGGTGGACGCGTCGTCGGACAAGCTCGGCGCGAAGATCCGCAACGCGCAGCTCGCCAAGATCCCGTTCACGCTGGTGGTCGGCGAGAAGGAGGTCGAGGCGAAGGGCGTCTCGCCGCGCCGGCACGGCGGCGAGGACCTGAAGACGATGCCGCTCGAGACGTTCGCCGAGCTGATGGCGCGCGAGGCGACGGCGCCCTTCTGATCCGACGAGGGCTGCGCCCTCGCCCGCCGAGCGGAGCTCGGTGGGGCCCACTGCTGCTGCGCGGGGCCCGTGACCTCGCGCGCCCGCGTTCGCGGGCACGCGCGAGGTCCCCGCGGAGAGGGGTTGCACCCCTCCCCAGCCTGCGGCGGGGGCCCTCCCGCTGCGCGTGTCGATGGGCGACGCCCGCCAGGGTGCGGTCGAACGCCCATTTACGGGTGTTCGATGGGTACACATCGCCGGACGTTTCTGGTACCCTTCGCGGTTCCCGTTTCAGCCGAGCCGGTCAGACCGAGTCAAGGTCCCGGAAGGAGAGACGAAACCGTGAGCGACGCAGGCCAAAGGGTCACCATCTTCGACACCACCCTCCGCGACGGGGAGCAGTCGCCGGGGGCGTCGATGAACCTGGGGCAGAAGCTCCAGGTGGCGCGGGCCCTTCGGGATCTGGGCGTGGACGTGATCGAGGCCGGCTTCGCGGCCGCCTCCCCCGGCGATCTGGAGGCGATCCAGGCGGTCGGCCGGCAGGTCGAGGGGCCGATCGTCGCGAGCCTGTCGCGCTGCAACAAGGGCGACATCGAGGCGTCCTGGAAGGCGCTCGCCGACGCGCCGCGGCGCCGCTGCCACGTCTTCCTCGCCACCTCGCCCATCCACCGCGACTTCAAGCTGAAGCTCGCGAAGGACGAGATCATCAAGCGCTCCGTGGACGGCGTGAAGCTCGCCCGCGAGAAGTTCGACGACGTCGAGTTCTCCGCCGAGGACTCCGCCCGCACCGAGCTCGAGTTCCTGGCCGAGGTGGTCGAGCGGGTCATCGAGGCGGGCGTCGGCACCGTGAACATCCCGGACACGGTCGGCTACGCGCTCCCCTCGACCTACGCCGAGACCATCCGCTACCTGCGCAAGCACGTCCGCGGCATCGAGAAGGCGGTGATCTCGGTGCACTGCCACAACGACCTGGGCATGGCGGTCGCGAACAGCCTGGCCGGCGTGCTCGAGGGCGCGCGCCAGGTCGAGTGCACCATCAACGGCATCGGCGAGCGCGCCGGGAACGCCTCCCTCGAGGAGATCGTCATGGCGTTCAAGACGCGCCACGACGTCCTCGGGGTGACCACCGGCGTCCAGACCGAGCGGCTCTTCCCCACCAGCCGCCTGGTGTCGCAGGTGACCGGGCTGCACGTGCAGCGGAACAAGGCCATCGTGGGCCAGAACGCGTTCGCGCACGAGGCCGGCATCCACCAGCACGGGATGCTCACCAACCGCGAGACCTACGAGATCATGCGGCCCGAGGAGGTCGGCTTCGCCCGCAGCCAGCTCGTGCTCGGCAAGCACTCCGGGCGCCACGCGCTGAAGGACCGGCTGCTCGCGCTCGGCTACCAGCTCGACGAGGCGCAGATCGACAAGGTCTTCGCCGACTTCAAGGTGCTGGCCGACAAGAAGAAGGACATCTACGACGCCGACATCGAGGCGCTCGTGGTCCACGGGCAGATCCTGGGGAAGGGGAGCGTGGCCTGGGAGCTGGAGGCGCTCTCCACCACCTCCGGCACCGGCACGCTGCCCTGCGCCTCCGTGGCGCTCCGCTCCGCCGCCGGCGAGCGGATCCAGGAGGCCGCGGCCGGCGACGGCCCGGTGGACGCGGTGTACCGCGCCATCGAGAAGGTCACCGGCATCAGCCTCAAGCTCCGCGACTACCAGATCGCGAGCGTGTCCCGCGGAGAGGACGCGCAGGGCGAGGTCTCCATCGAGGTCGAGCACCCGACCGGCGTGTACCGCGGCCGCGCGCTCTCCACCGACATCATCGAGGGCAGCGCGCGGGCGTTCCTCGACGTGGTCAACCGGATCGCCCTGAAGATGCCACCGCCCACCGAGAGCGAGGCCCGCGCGGAGATGGGGACGCCCTGATGTCGAAGCGCAGCGACGGCAGCCAGCCGAGGACCATCGTCGACAAGGTCTGGGACGCGCACGTGGTCCGCGCGGAGACCCCGGACGCGCCCGCGATCCTCTACATCGACCTGCACCTCGTGCACGAGGTGACGAGCCCGCAGGCGTTCACGGTGCTCCGGGAGCGCGGCCTGAAGCTCCGCCGCCCCGAGCGCACGCTCGCCACCATGGACCACTCCATCCCGACGCTGCCCCGCGGCGCGGATGGGCGGTGGCCGTTCGTGGACGCGCAGGCGGCGGCGCAGGTCTCGCAGATGGAGCGCAACTGCGCCGACTTCGGCGTCGAGCTTCACGGGCTCGGCGACGACGCGCAGGGCGTGGTCCACGTGTTCGGCCCGGAGATGGGCGCCACCCAGCCCGGCATGACGGTGGTGTGCGGCGACAGCCACACCGCCACGCACGGCGCGTTCGGCGCCCTCGCGTTCGGCATCGGCACCTCCGAGGTCGGCCACGTGCTCGCCTCGCAGTGCCTGCTGCAGCGCCGCCCCCGCACGCTGGCGGTGCGGGTGGACGGGGAGCTCGGCCCCGGCCTCTCCGCCAAGGACCTGATCCTCGCGATCATCGCGAAGCTCGGGGTCGGCGGCGGCACCGGCCACGTCATCGAGTATCTCGGCCCCGCGGTCCGCGCGCTCTCGATGGAGGGCCGCATGACCCTCTGCAACATGTCGATCGAGGCGGGCGCCCGCGCCGGCCTGGTCGCGCCGGACGACACCACCTTCGAGTGGCTGGCCGGCCGGCCCCGCGCGCCGAAGGGCGCCGCGTGGGACGAGGCGGTGGCCCGCTGGCGCGCGCTGCCGTCGGACGACGGCGCCACCTACGATCGCGAGCTCCGCCTGGACGCCGCCGCGCTCGAGCCGATGATCACGTTCGGCACGAACCCGGGGCAGGGCATCGCCGTCACCGGCCTGGTGCCGGACCCGGTCGCCGAGCGGGACGCCTCCGCGCGCGCCACCCTCGAGGCCGCGCTCCGCTACATGGGGCTCGTCCCCGGCAAGCCCATCGCCGGCCAGAAGGTGGACGTGGTGTTCATCGGCTCCTGCACGAACGGCCGCATCGAGGACATGCGCGAGGCGGCCCGGGTGCTGAAGGGGCGCAAGGTGCGGACCCGCACGCTGGTGGTGCCCGGCTCGCACCGGGTGAAGAAGGACGCCGAGGCCGAGGGCATCGACCGCATCGTGCGCGAGGCCGGCGCCGAGTGGCGCGAGCCGGGCTGCTCGATGTGCATCGCCATGAACGGCGACAACCTCCAGGCCGGCCAGTACTGCGTCTCGACGTCGAACCGCAACTTCGAGGGGCGCCAGGGCCCCGGCGGGCGGACGCTCCTCGCCAGCCCGCTCACCGCCGCGGCCGCCGCGGTGACGGGCGCCGTCGCCGATCCCCGCCGCGTGCTGGAGGGCCGGTGATGGAACCGATCCGCGTCATCGAGAGCCGCACCGTCGTCCTCCCCCGCGAGAACGTCGACACCGACCAGATCATCCCGGCCCGCTTCCTCAAGGTCACCGACAAGAAGGGGCTCGGCAAGGCGCTGTTCTCCGACTGGCGCTACGCCGCCGACGGCGCGCCCAGGCCCGACTTCGTCATGAACCGGCCGGAGGCCCAGGGCTGCTCGATCCTGGTGGCCGGCGACAACTTCGGCTGCGGCTCGTCGCGCGAGCACGCGCCCTGGGCGCTGGTGGACGCCGGCGTCCGCGCGGTGATCTCCACCCGCATCGCGGACATCTTCCGCAACAACGCGCTCAAGAACGGCCTCGTCCCGGTGGTGCTCGACGCGGCCAGCCACGCGAAGCTGCTCGCCGCCCCCGGCGCCAGCGTCCGCGTGGACGTCGAGGCGCAGACCGTCACGCTGCCCGACGGGTCCACCGCGCAGTTCCCGCTGGACGGGTTCGCGCGCTACTGCCTGCTGAACGGCGTGGACGAGCTCGGCTTCCTGCTCGCGCAGGAGGCGGACATCGCCGCGTTCGAAGGGGGCCGCCGGTGAGCGAGGGCGCCAAGCGCCTCGCCGTTCCCGGCGGCGCCGCCGCGTCCGCGCCGTCGCGCGGCTCCGCGGGCCGCGGCATCCGCGCCGTGGCCGTATGACGCGCACGGTCCGCGCCGTCGCCGCCCCCCCGGGCGGCGACGCCGGGTCGTGCGTCGGCGTTCCGCTTCGACGACAGCGCAGCTCCCTCGAACACTCGTGAATCGAAGGTGACGGCATGGCCAAGGAGAAGATGACGGGCGCGAAGGCGGTCCTGCGCGCCCTGGACGCGGAGGGGGTCGAGGTCCTCTTCGGCATCCCGGGCGGCGCGATCCTCCCGCTCTACGACGCGCTGTACGGGGTCGAGCGGCCCAAGCACGTGCTGGTGCGCCACGAGCAGGTGGGCGGGCACGCCGCGGAGGGCTACGCCCACGCCACCGGCAAGGTGGGCGTGTGCATGGGCACCTCCGGCCCCGGCGCGACCAACCTCGTGACCGCGATCGCCGACGCGTACATGGACTCGGTGCCCATGGTCGCGATCACCGCGAACGTGTCCTCGAGCCTCATCGGCACCGACGCGTTCCAGGAGGCGGACATCACCGGCATCACCATGCCGATCACCAAGCACAACTGGCTGGTGACCGACGTGCGCGAGCTGCCCCGCATCCTCAAGGAGGCGTTCTACGTGGCCCGCACCGGCCGGCCCGGCCCGGTGCTGGTGGACATCCCCAAGGACGTCCTCAACGCCGAGCTCGAGTTCGAGTGGCCGGAGACGGTGGAGATCCCCGGCTACCACCCGCCGGTCCGCGAGGAGCCGCGGCTCAAGGACGCCGCGCAGCTCATGCGCGCGTCCAGCCGGCCGGTGGTGTACCTGGGCGGCGGCGTCCGTACCGCCGACGCGCACAAGGAGGTCTTCGCCTTCGCCGAGTTCCTCGGCGCGCCGGTGGTGACGACGCTCCACGGCAAGGGCGCGTTCCCGGAGACCAGCCCGCTGTGCCTGGGCATGTTCGGCATGCACGGCTCGCGGTTCGCGAACTACACGGTGCAGGCGTCCGACCTGATCATCGCGCTCGGCGCCCGCTTCGACGACCGCGTCACCGGCAAGCTCTCCACGTTCGCCCCCGAGGCGAAGGTGATCCACCTCGACGTGGACCCGGCGGAGATCTCGAAGCTGGTGACCGCGACGGTGCCGCTGGTGGGCGACCTGAAGCGCCTGCTGCCGCAGCTCCACGAGGAGGCGCGGCGCGCGTTCGCCGACCACGGGCGCCCGGACCTCGCGCCCTGGCGGAAGCGGGTGAACGACTGGCGCGAGAAGCACCCGCTCCGCTACCGCCAGGATCCCAAGCAGCCGCTGCTCCCGCAGTACGTCATCGACACGCTCTGGAAGAAGACCGGCGGCAAGGCCATCGTCACCACCGGCGTGGGCGAGCACCAGATGTTCGCGGCGCAGTGGTGGAAGACCGCCGAGCCCCGGACGTTCGTCACCTCCGGCGGCCTCGGGACCATGGGCTTCTGCCTCCCGTCCGCGATCGGCATCCAGCTCGGCCGCCCGGACGCGCTGGTGATCGGCATCGACGGCGACGGCTCGTTCCAGATGACGCTGCAGGATCTCGCCACCGCGTCGGAGCTCCGGCTGCCCATCAAGATCTTCGTCCTGAACAACCTGTTCCTGGGGATGGTCCGCCAGTGGCAGGAGCTGTTCTACGAGGAGAAGTACGCGGAGACGCCGCTCGCCGACCTCCCGGACCTGGTGAAGCTCGCCGACGCCTACGGGTGCCTCGGCCTGCGCGCCCGGACCCCGGAGGAGCTGGACCAGGTCATCGACCGCGCGCTCGCGAACCAGGACGGCCCCACCATCGTGGACGTCCGGATCCGGCGCGAGGAGAAGGTGTACCCGATGGTGCCGGCCGGTGCCCCCCTCAACGACATGATCGACGGTGAGTGACATGGAACGGACCGAGACCCCGCAGCCGAACGGCTCCACCCACACCATCAGCCTCCTCGTCGAGAACAAGCCGGGCGTGCTGCACCGGATCGCCGGGCTGTTCTCGCGGCGCGGCTACAACATCGCGAGCCTCACCGTGGGCCCGACCGAGCGGGCCGAGTACTCGCGCATGACCATCGTGGTCCGGCTCTCCTCGAGCCCGGTGGACCAGGTGGTCCGGCAGGTCCAGAAGCTGGTCCCGGTGGTGGAGGTGCGCGAGCTCTCGCCCCAGGACCTGATCGAGCGCGAGCTGCTGCTCGCGAAGATCCGCACGCCGGAGCGGAACCACGCCGAGCTCCGGGCGCTGGCCGAGACCTACGAGGCGGTGATCGTGGACGTCTCTCCCGACGCGCTGGTGGTGGAGGCGAGCGGCACCGCCGGCAAGCTCGACGCGCTGGAGGAGCGGCTCCGCCCCTTCGGCATCCAGGAACTCTGCCGCTCGGGGCGCATCGCGCTCGAGCGGGGCTTCAAGACGCTGGCTCCCCCCTCACTGAAGTAGAGGAACGAACATGGCGACCATCTATTACGACAAGGACGCGAACCTCGACCTCCTGAAGAAGCGGAAGGTCGCGATCATCGGCTACGGCTCGCAGGGCCACGCCCACGCGCTCAACCTGCGCGACTCCGGCGTGGACGTGCGGGTGGGCCTGGCGGCCGGCTCGAAGTCGAAGGCCAAGGCCGAGGGCGCCGGGCTGCGCGTCCTCTCGGTCGCGGAGGCCTCGAAGGAGGCCGACGTGATCATGGTCCTCATCCCGGACCAGACGCAGAAGAAGGTCTACGACGAGGAGATCGCGCCGCACCTGTCCAAGGGCAAGGCGCTGCTCTTCGCGCACGGCTTCAACATCCACTTCGTGCAGGTTCGCCCGCCGCCCGACGTGGACGTGCTCCTGGTCGCGCCGAAGGGCCCGGGCCACATGGTCCGCCGCCAGTACCAGGACGGCCGCGGCATCCCCGGCCTCGTCGCGGTCCACCAGGACGCGACCGGCCAGGCCAAGGCCGTCGGCCTCGCCTACG encodes:
- the thrS gene encoding threonine--tRNA ligase, encoding MSDLVKVTLPDGSQKEAPRGTPVIDFVKGQIGPGLAKAAYFARLDGEPVDLSRAIERDARLEIVTTRNPEALEVARHDAAHVMASVVQKLYPGTQVTIGPAIEDGFYYDFARETPFTPEDLERIEKATNEAIKADLPFVRSEISMEAALALFEGMGERYKVEIVKDIAAKGAKTLTLYKHGDWVDFCLGPHGPSTGRIGVVKLLNVAGAYWRGDAKNAMLQRIYGTAFFDKKELDAHLAKLEEVKKRDHRRLGPQLGLFTFHEFAPGAPFWLPAGTVLYNVLEDAMRRLVLKNGYQEVKTPLLFNKRLWETSGHWGKYRENMFLVVDSESDPALPLEDRCSFSLKPMNCPSHHLIYRMDKRSYRELPVRYFTTDALHRNEASGSLGGLTRVRQFEQDDAHIYLREEQVTDEVLRIFELMKVVYGAFGLGFEATFSTRPEQRIGDDALWDRAEALLRKSLDATGLKWTLNAGDGAFYGPKIDMLVTDSLGRKWQTCTIQLDYAAPERFDLTFVGEDNKEHRPVVIHRAIYGSFERFVAILVEHYAGAFPAWLAPVQARVVTVSDRFEAWAREAGEALQARGWRVEVDASSDKLGAKIRNAQLAKIPFTLVVGEKEVEAKGVSPRRHGGEDLKTMPLETFAELMAREATAPF
- a CDS encoding 2-isopropylmalate synthase; this translates as MSDAGQRVTIFDTTLRDGEQSPGASMNLGQKLQVARALRDLGVDVIEAGFAAASPGDLEAIQAVGRQVEGPIVASLSRCNKGDIEASWKALADAPRRRCHVFLATSPIHRDFKLKLAKDEIIKRSVDGVKLAREKFDDVEFSAEDSARTELEFLAEVVERVIEAGVGTVNIPDTVGYALPSTYAETIRYLRKHVRGIEKAVISVHCHNDLGMAVANSLAGVLEGARQVECTINGIGERAGNASLEEIVMAFKTRHDVLGVTTGVQTERLFPTSRLVSQVTGLHVQRNKAIVGQNAFAHEAGIHQHGMLTNRETYEIMRPEEVGFARSQLVLGKHSGRHALKDRLLALGYQLDEAQIDKVFADFKVLADKKKDIYDADIEALVVHGQILGKGSVAWELEALSTTSGTGTLPCASVALRSAAGERIQEAAAGDGPVDAVYRAIEKVTGISLKLRDYQIASVSRGEDAQGEVSIEVEHPTGVYRGRALSTDIIEGSARAFLDVVNRIALKMPPPTESEARAEMGTP
- the leuC gene encoding 3-isopropylmalate dehydratase large subunit, coding for MSKRSDGSQPRTIVDKVWDAHVVRAETPDAPAILYIDLHLVHEVTSPQAFTVLRERGLKLRRPERTLATMDHSIPTLPRGADGRWPFVDAQAAAQVSQMERNCADFGVELHGLGDDAQGVVHVFGPEMGATQPGMTVVCGDSHTATHGAFGALAFGIGTSEVGHVLASQCLLQRRPRTLAVRVDGELGPGLSAKDLILAIIAKLGVGGGTGHVIEYLGPAVRALSMEGRMTLCNMSIEAGARAGLVAPDDTTFEWLAGRPRAPKGAAWDEAVARWRALPSDDGATYDRELRLDAAALEPMITFGTNPGQGIAVTGLVPDPVAERDASARATLEAALRYMGLVPGKPIAGQKVDVVFIGSCTNGRIEDMREAARVLKGRKVRTRTLVVPGSHRVKKDAEAEGIDRIVREAGAEWREPGCSMCIAMNGDNLQAGQYCVSTSNRNFEGRQGPGGRTLLASPLTAAAAAVTGAVADPRRVLEGR
- the leuD gene encoding 3-isopropylmalate dehydratase small subunit, which gives rise to MEPIRVIESRTVVLPRENVDTDQIIPARFLKVTDKKGLGKALFSDWRYAADGAPRPDFVMNRPEAQGCSILVAGDNFGCGSSREHAPWALVDAGVRAVISTRIADIFRNNALKNGLVPVVLDAASHAKLLAAPGASVRVDVEAQTVTLPDGSTAQFPLDGFARYCLLNGVDELGFLLAQEADIAAFEGGRR
- the ilvB gene encoding biosynthetic-type acetolactate synthase large subunit; translation: MAKEKMTGAKAVLRALDAEGVEVLFGIPGGAILPLYDALYGVERPKHVLVRHEQVGGHAAEGYAHATGKVGVCMGTSGPGATNLVTAIADAYMDSVPMVAITANVSSSLIGTDAFQEADITGITMPITKHNWLVTDVRELPRILKEAFYVARTGRPGPVLVDIPKDVLNAELEFEWPETVEIPGYHPPVREEPRLKDAAQLMRASSRPVVYLGGGVRTADAHKEVFAFAEFLGAPVVTTLHGKGAFPETSPLCLGMFGMHGSRFANYTVQASDLIIALGARFDDRVTGKLSTFAPEAKVIHLDVDPAEISKLVTATVPLVGDLKRLLPQLHEEARRAFADHGRPDLAPWRKRVNDWREKHPLRYRQDPKQPLLPQYVIDTLWKKTGGKAIVTTGVGEHQMFAAQWWKTAEPRTFVTSGGLGTMGFCLPSAIGIQLGRPDALVIGIDGDGSFQMTLQDLATASELRLPIKIFVLNNLFLGMVRQWQELFYEEKYAETPLADLPDLVKLADAYGCLGLRARTPEELDQVIDRALANQDGPTIVDVRIRREEKVYPMVPAGAPLNDMIDGE
- the ilvN gene encoding acetolactate synthase small subunit → MERTETPQPNGSTHTISLLVENKPGVLHRIAGLFSRRGYNIASLTVGPTERAEYSRMTIVVRLSSSPVDQVVRQVQKLVPVVEVRELSPQDLIERELLLAKIRTPERNHAELRALAETYEAVIVDVSPDALVVEASGTAGKLDALEERLRPFGIQELCRSGRIALERGFKTLAPPSLK